A single window of Polyangiaceae bacterium DNA harbors:
- a CDS encoding helix-turn-helix transcriptional regulator, producing the protein MKQQSNGAGIGAKVSARIRELSAARGLSDEALAKAAGLSPLEMTLLDEGSEDITRDMLDRIADVFGVHPAVLCMFPDEHPLASLLEKQRDLPKAEFQKLAAEMISKGLRASKGTA; encoded by the coding sequence ATGAAACAGCAATCGAACGGGGCAGGGATTGGAGCCAAGGTATCGGCGCGGATTCGCGAGCTCAGTGCAGCGCGGGGCCTTTCGGACGAGGCGCTTGCGAAAGCCGCAGGACTTTCTCCACTCGAAATGACGTTGCTCGACGAAGGAAGCGAAGACATCACGAGAGACATGCTCGATCGCATTGCGGACGTTTTTGGCGTCCATCCGGCCGTGCTTTGCATGTTCCCCGACGAACATCCGCTTGCAAGCTTGCTGGAGAAGCAACGTGATCTGCCGAAAGCGGAATTTCAAAAGCTCGCAGCCGAAATGATTTCGAAAGGCCTTCGCGCTTCGAAAGGCACCGCATGA
- a CDS encoding site-specific integrase — translation MAIRRSCRRGEPCLFIDIRYTAKDGRSIRFRKDAQVQTMAAAKAEEKRYLINIAQYGSPYEPIATNETANSIAADDAKSFADVVDEFRQTFMVARLKITSRKGYDAVLMGRLVPRFGSLPITRVDARAAEELDLELVKRKLKLSTRNNVQIVLRSVLRFAAKRGYIPAVPVNMPSLKQTGQSVLEIPSDEQVAVLLAHARESHRCAFTLMSDAGLRPNEVRALRRRDVQLRYENGEPVGGFVTIRQGWSHGETHTPKTGQREVPISPELAQVLAPEMHGDRDGHVAVTHRGTPWGQHGLAQAFERVMKSAGLKGWSVYCLRHYAITSWLRAGIPVHVVQRMAGHVHLSTTQRYVHFLKADLEDAARKIAARGRGAMRATEVFAGSMQSTR, via the coding sequence ATGGCCATTCGTCGATCGTGCCGGCGCGGAGAACCGTGTTTGTTTATTGATATTCGGTATACGGCCAAAGACGGGCGCTCGATTCGCTTTCGCAAGGATGCGCAAGTCCAAACCATGGCAGCAGCCAAAGCGGAAGAAAAGCGCTACCTGATCAATATTGCGCAATATGGTTCGCCGTACGAGCCCATTGCAACAAACGAAACAGCGAATTCGATTGCAGCCGATGACGCCAAATCCTTTGCGGATGTCGTCGACGAATTCCGACAAACGTTCATGGTCGCGAGATTGAAGATTACGAGCCGAAAGGGATACGATGCGGTTCTCATGGGCAGGCTCGTTCCAAGGTTCGGTTCGCTGCCTATTACGCGGGTCGATGCTCGAGCCGCCGAAGAGTTGGACCTCGAATTGGTCAAACGAAAACTCAAATTGAGCACACGAAACAATGTGCAAATCGTTTTACGGTCCGTACTGCGGTTTGCCGCGAAAAGGGGTTACATTCCGGCGGTGCCCGTGAACATGCCATCGCTAAAGCAAACCGGGCAAAGCGTGCTCGAAATACCGTCCGACGAGCAAGTGGCTGTGTTACTCGCGCATGCGCGCGAATCGCATCGGTGTGCCTTTACGTTGATGTCGGACGCCGGCCTTCGCCCGAACGAGGTCCGAGCGCTCCGTCGTCGAGACGTGCAGCTCCGATACGAAAATGGCGAGCCTGTCGGCGGGTTCGTTACCATCCGTCAAGGTTGGTCTCACGGCGAAACGCACACGCCGAAGACGGGCCAGCGCGAAGTACCGATTTCGCCGGAGCTCGCGCAGGTGCTCGCGCCCGAGATGCACGGCGACCGCGATGGCCACGTCGCGGTCACTCATCGCGGCACGCCGTGGGGACAGCACGGTTTGGCGCAAGCGTTCGAGCGTGTCATGAAGAGCGCGGGCCTCAAGGGGTGGTCCGTATACTGCTTGCGCCATTACGCGATTACGTCGTGGCTCCGTGCGGGCATTCCCGTGCACGTCGTGCAGCGCATGGCGGGGCACGTGCACCTGTCGACGACGCAGCGGTATGTGCATTTCCTCAAGGCGGACCTCGAAGATGCAGCGCGGAAGATCGCGGCGAGGGGGCGAGGGGCGATGAGGGCGACTGAAGTCTTTGCGGGAAGCATGCAAAGCACTCGCTAA
- a CDS encoding protein kinase, producing the protein MHARGILHRDIKPANVLLMLDPPDPMRAVLADLGVATPEAEQGQLTATHEVVGTPAYRAPESLMGKHTAASDVYAFGKTIEFVFARGLPSGMGPGQCSRSPIFSSQLWDCLDEVLRKACSFDPAQRFQNASELFNALPEGMIVRSVPGKNCRRGRTPRLLALRSSRSYK; encoded by the coding sequence TTGCATGCGCGAGGAATACTGCATCGCGATATCAAACCAGCCAACGTCCTCCTCATGCTTGACCCGCCGGATCCGATGAGGGCAGTGCTCGCAGACCTCGGCGTGGCGACTCCGGAAGCCGAGCAGGGACAGCTCACTGCCACACATGAGGTGGTCGGTACGCCGGCCTATCGGGCCCCCGAATCGTTGATGGGCAAACACACCGCAGCATCGGATGTGTATGCATTCGGAAAAACGATCGAATTCGTTTTTGCACGCGGACTCCCAAGCGGTATGGGCCCGGGCCAATGCTCCCGATCGCCCATTTTTAGCAGCCAACTTTGGGACTGCCTTGACGAGGTATTACGCAAAGCGTGCTCCTTTGATCCTGCTCAACGATTTCAAAATGCATCGGAACTCTTCAATGCATTGCCAGAAGGAATGATCGTACGATCCGTGCCAGGAAAGAACTGCAGACGCGGGCGGACACCACGCTTACTGGCCCTGAGATCGTCACGCTCGTACAAGTAA
- a CDS encoding DUF262 domain-containing protein → MDRQIQIALEAMVAHGGTATTQQIYEAVTRNLPDGLVLSQQGQASLRTFVNRNAVDEGWAEQAQPGWRITPKGRAYLEEVEPAIGTETEDTLADELPSVSTDTEEGSPPPIPPDPVFKPFDPTSIRVEQRMMSIFQVMRKVESRDIDIRPDFQRNFVWNSVRQSRLIESILLRIPLPAFYLDATLDDKWLVVDGLQRLTTLDRFFNKRDLPLTNLEFFAELEGKRFDELPRNLQRQIEDTELNLYVIRPETPPEVKFTVFSRVNTGGLVLTPQEIRHALFQGRATSFLAELAQLDEFIKATEGSISSLRMDDRECALRFAAFYMTSYETYGRTDIRTKSGRSLQQNLDGFLSEAMERINRADEALLARQKEGFSESNEACRDGFRRYAFRKMYKRDGRRTQISKPLFEVWSVLLQSYSFEALERSKEAIVDGFIELMNQVEFNKSISWARAVPARCTRGFVRSTSC, encoded by the coding sequence ATGGACCGTCAAATCCAAATCGCGCTCGAGGCGATGGTTGCGCACGGCGGTACGGCGACAACGCAGCAGATTTATGAAGCGGTAACCCGCAATCTCCCCGACGGTCTTGTCCTGTCGCAGCAGGGTCAGGCTTCGTTGCGCACGTTCGTAAATCGCAACGCCGTCGATGAGGGTTGGGCCGAACAGGCGCAACCCGGATGGCGGATCACCCCCAAGGGGCGCGCGTATCTGGAAGAAGTGGAACCTGCCATCGGCACCGAGACTGAGGACACGCTGGCCGATGAGCTGCCATCCGTTTCGACGGACACCGAAGAGGGTTCTCCGCCGCCCATACCGCCAGACCCCGTATTCAAGCCTTTTGATCCAACATCGATTCGCGTCGAGCAGCGCATGATGAGTATTTTCCAAGTCATGCGGAAAGTCGAGTCACGTGACATCGACATTCGTCCTGATTTTCAGCGCAATTTCGTATGGAATTCGGTTCGTCAAAGTCGATTGATCGAATCCATTCTCTTGCGTATTCCATTGCCTGCGTTTTACCTGGACGCCACGCTGGACGACAAATGGTTGGTCGTCGACGGACTTCAGCGCCTAACGACGCTGGATCGATTTTTCAATAAACGTGATTTGCCGTTGACCAACCTGGAATTTTTTGCAGAACTGGAAGGCAAGCGATTCGATGAGCTTCCGCGAAATTTGCAACGGCAGATCGAAGATACCGAATTGAACCTCTACGTCATTCGACCCGAAACGCCGCCGGAAGTAAAGTTTACCGTGTTCAGCCGTGTCAATACGGGTGGTTTGGTGCTTACGCCACAAGAGATACGCCATGCGCTCTTCCAGGGGCGGGCGACATCCTTTCTGGCAGAACTCGCGCAGTTGGACGAATTTATCAAAGCCACCGAAGGCTCAATCAGCTCGTTGCGGATGGATGATCGAGAATGTGCGCTGCGCTTTGCAGCGTTTTACATGACCAGCTACGAAACGTACGGTCGTACGGACATCCGGACGAAGAGTGGCCGCAGCCTTCAACAGAACCTCGATGGCTTCTTGTCGGAAGCAATGGAGCGGATCAATCGCGCCGACGAGGCGCTGCTCGCGCGGCAGAAAGAGGGATTTTCAGAGAGCAATGAAGCATGCCGAGATGGTTTTCGACGATACGCGTTCCGCAAGATGTACAAACGAGACGGTCGACGCACCCAAATCAGCAAACCCCTTTTCGAAGTTTGGTCGGTCTTGTTGCAAAGCTACTCGTTCGAGGCCCTCGAGCGATCCAAGGAAGCCATTGTGGATGGCTTCATCGAACTCATGAACCAGGTCGAATTTAATAAATCAATTTCTTGGGCACGGGCAGTCCCGGCGCGGTGCACACGCGGTTTCGTGCGATCGACAAGCTGCTGA
- a CDS encoding DUF3696 domain-containing protein, producing MELPLGPLTLLAGTNASGKSSVMQALLLLRQSHYHGALQRGELLLSSNLTNVGTAGDVLCEQAADDVIRFALQDDQRRESTFPFLYRTAEKEDYLLRTQAQVPIENDHLLHIPTQEPINYFEDMNLFAPQFNYLNAEREGPRLLYPMAELRGDGTYVGVKGQYAAHVLVRQRDESIGCAALAYQDKDEREVSLKLDAQTRYWMRTIVPKFEMQLEALTSADQVRVMLQTETSKPVRPTNIGFGIIYTLPVVVAALVAKQGSLVMIENPEAHLHPLGQSRIGYFLARAAAAGIQVIIETHSDHVLNGALHFFESAGKLVTPQIYPDGGITPWPDGFFDQAEKDLMELF from the coding sequence GTGGAACTTCCACTTGGTCCCCTCACGCTGCTTGCTGGTACGAATGCATCGGGCAAGTCGAGCGTCATGCAAGCGCTCCTGCTCTTGCGGCAATCGCATTATCATGGCGCGCTCCAACGTGGAGAATTGCTGTTGAGCAGCAACCTGACCAATGTGGGGACCGCAGGGGACGTCCTTTGTGAACAAGCCGCCGACGACGTGATCCGTTTTGCTTTACAAGACGACCAGCGGCGAGAGTCTACCTTTCCTTTCTTGTATCGAACCGCCGAAAAAGAGGACTATTTACTTCGCACTCAGGCCCAAGTACCGATTGAAAATGATCATTTGCTGCACATACCGACGCAAGAACCCATTAATTACTTTGAGGATATGAACCTCTTTGCGCCGCAGTTCAATTACTTGAATGCGGAGAGGGAGGGGCCACGCCTGCTGTATCCGATGGCAGAGCTGCGTGGAGATGGCACATACGTAGGTGTGAAAGGCCAATACGCAGCCCACGTGCTCGTGCGACAACGAGATGAATCTATCGGTTGTGCGGCCCTTGCTTATCAGGATAAGGATGAGCGCGAGGTTTCGTTGAAGCTCGATGCCCAAACGCGCTACTGGATGCGCACAATCGTCCCCAAATTCGAGATGCAGCTCGAAGCACTTACATCTGCGGATCAAGTGCGGGTCATGCTGCAAACGGAAACGAGCAAACCGGTTCGCCCGACGAACATTGGTTTCGGCATCATCTATACGCTGCCCGTGGTTGTGGCGGCTCTCGTCGCAAAACAGGGCAGTCTGGTCATGATCGAGAATCCCGAGGCTCATCTTCATCCCCTCGGTCAGTCGCGCATTGGATATTTTTTGGCTCGGGCAGCTGCCGCGGGGATTCAGGTCATCATCGAGACGCACAGCGACCATGTTCTTAATGGTGCTTTGCACTTTTTTGAATCCGCCGGCAAGCTGGTCACGCCGCAGATCTATCCGGATGGCGGTATCACTCCCTGGCCCGATGGCTTCTTCGATCAAGCTGAGAAGGACCTCATGGAGCTTTTTTGA